A single Thermosynechococcus vestitus BP-1 DNA region contains:
- the coaE gene encoding dephospho-CoA kinase (Dephospho-CoA kinase (CoaE) performs the final step in coenzyme A biosynthesis.), which produces MSRLLRLGITGGIACGKSVVAGYLQRQYGVPIVDADVLARQVVAVGTPIYQAIVDRYGDGICRRDGTLDRSRLGEIVFAQPQERQWLEAQIHPAVVAEMEQAMATCDQPLMALVIPLLFEAHLEGLVDHIWVVATPPEQQLARLQQRDRLSAHAAGQRLASQLPLEEKIRRADTVLWNTGSLEELYRQVDQAFSLLGRGGKGG; this is translated from the coding sequence GTGTCTAGACTTCTTCGCCTCGGTATCACCGGGGGGATTGCCTGCGGTAAATCCGTGGTGGCGGGTTATTTGCAGCGGCAGTATGGGGTGCCCATTGTCGATGCTGATGTATTAGCGCGGCAGGTGGTTGCCGTGGGCACACCCATTTATCAAGCCATTGTCGATCGCTATGGGGATGGGATTTGCCGTAGGGATGGTACCCTGGATCGCTCCCGTTTAGGGGAAATTGTCTTTGCTCAGCCGCAGGAGCGCCAATGGCTAGAGGCGCAAATTCACCCTGCGGTGGTTGCCGAGATGGAGCAAGCGATGGCTACCTGTGATCAACCCCTGATGGCCTTGGTTATTCCCCTACTGTTTGAAGCCCATCTTGAAGGCTTGGTGGATCACATTTGGGTAGTCGCCACTCCCCCTGAGCAACAGTTAGCTCGTCTGCAGCAGCGCGATCGCCTCTCTGCCCATGCCGCTGGCCAACGCCTAGCCAGTCAACTGCCCCTAGAGGAAAAAATTCGGCGGGCAGATACAGTGCTCTGGAATACAGGTTCCCTTGAGGAGCTTTACCGTCAGGTGGATCAGGCCTTTTCCTTACTGGGCAGAGGTGGCAAGGGAGGTTAG
- a CDS encoding hybrid sensor histidine kinase/response regulator, whose translation MPQPIFDRILPAFLYERIATVLLAQASRRGATVLTREEVIASTDAPFLIVVAESFALLLQAEPVPQMSTYRVAILTNPRAIARFLRKIRSQVPVNRRPLIRAVLQQLSPLNAKEQMLPADLAIALMAVLGEETTAQCQSCQPLVTAALNERQAQERLLHQVTTQIRQSLELPELLKIAVDRIREFLDVDRLLVGQFAQTEGELRGQITYESCRNSEIPSVLGIWDDCWQWSGLPSSSYQRLSQGEAIVVSDIQQFYGAVPCLQSFAAHWQIKSWLIVPIIVQDRLWGVLIAHQCDRPRQWQPQEVEFLTHLSQHLSIAIYQAQLYSELQQQKATLEQRVNERTQALREALSAMEAAHRIKNDFLATMSHELRTPLTCVIGVSATLLRWPLGPLTAKQREYLEIIHESGTHLLELINSILDLSEAELGRSQLHRSAFSIRQLCADCLEVVKPQAHRHQVNLRHQLMIPPTRDRFWGDYRRIQQILINLLSNAIKFTPAMGEVILRAWWKEDELIFQVQDTGIGIPAHLQSLLFQKFQQLDSSFGRAYTGAGLGLALTKQWVDLHHGWIDVDSTEGKGSTFTVGLPAISDPLPDPPKPKLDVPPLATTEVLVEPEGRIVLVSEDEATSTLICSILTTAGYQVIWLVDGEVERLLALTPIAVLLAEPFSYGDVQELVDQLRQRCTPEQLKIFILGSKGNYQGVDRYIPLPIHPESFLQQVTMGLTSLATSAQ comes from the coding sequence ATGCCCCAGCCCATCTTTGATCGAATTCTACCAGCATTTCTCTACGAGCGAATCGCCACAGTCCTCCTCGCACAAGCAAGCCGTCGCGGGGCAACTGTCCTCACCCGTGAAGAGGTGATCGCCTCTACTGATGCTCCCTTTCTCATTGTCGTGGCAGAGAGCTTTGCGCTGCTATTGCAGGCAGAACCCGTGCCGCAGATGAGTACCTATCGGGTAGCAATTCTCACTAACCCTAGGGCGATCGCCCGCTTTTTGCGCAAAATCCGCAGCCAAGTTCCTGTGAACCGTCGCCCCCTGATCCGTGCTGTTTTGCAGCAACTGAGTCCCTTAAATGCCAAGGAACAGATGTTGCCCGCTGATCTGGCGATCGCCCTCATGGCAGTCCTCGGTGAAGAAACGACTGCCCAGTGCCAAAGTTGCCAACCCCTAGTCACGGCGGCCCTCAATGAACGCCAAGCCCAAGAACGGCTGCTGCATCAGGTGACAACCCAAATTCGCCAGAGCCTGGAGTTGCCTGAACTCCTGAAAATAGCCGTGGATCGCATTCGCGAGTTTTTGGATGTGGATCGGTTGCTGGTGGGGCAATTCGCTCAGACCGAAGGGGAACTGCGCGGCCAAATCACCTATGAATCCTGCCGCAATAGCGAAATTCCCTCGGTCTTGGGGATATGGGATGACTGTTGGCAGTGGTCAGGGTTACCTAGCAGTAGCTATCAGCGCCTGAGTCAGGGTGAGGCGATTGTGGTCAGTGACATTCAACAGTTCTATGGGGCGGTGCCCTGCCTCCAGTCCTTTGCCGCCCACTGGCAGATCAAGTCATGGCTAATTGTGCCGATTATTGTTCAAGATCGGCTCTGGGGAGTGCTCATTGCCCACCAGTGCGATCGCCCCCGCCAGTGGCAACCCCAGGAGGTTGAATTTCTCACCCACCTCAGTCAACACCTGAGCATTGCCATTTACCAAGCGCAACTCTACAGCGAATTACAACAGCAAAAGGCCACCCTGGAACAGCGGGTGAATGAACGCACCCAAGCGCTGCGGGAAGCCCTAAGTGCTATGGAAGCCGCCCACCGCATTAAAAACGACTTTTTGGCGACCATGAGTCATGAACTGCGCACGCCCCTCACCTGTGTCATTGGCGTTTCTGCCACCCTACTGCGCTGGCCCCTTGGCCCATTGACAGCAAAACAGCGGGAATATCTGGAAATTATCCATGAGAGTGGCACCCACCTGCTGGAGTTAATCAACAGCATTCTCGATCTCTCGGAGGCAGAATTGGGGCGATCGCAGCTCCATCGCAGCGCCTTTTCGATTCGGCAACTGTGTGCGGACTGCCTTGAAGTCGTCAAACCCCAAGCCCACCGCCATCAGGTGAACCTGCGCCACCAACTGATGATTCCCCCTACTCGCGATCGCTTTTGGGGAGACTATCGCCGCATCCAGCAAATTCTCATTAACCTCCTCAGCAACGCCATCAAGTTCACCCCTGCCATGGGGGAAGTGATCCTACGGGCTTGGTGGAAAGAGGATGAGCTGATTTTCCAAGTACAAGACACTGGTATTGGCATCCCTGCTCACCTGCAATCCTTACTATTTCAAAAATTTCAACAATTGGATAGCTCCTTTGGCCGCGCCTATACCGGAGCAGGTTTGGGGTTAGCCCTCACCAAGCAGTGGGTGGATCTGCACCATGGCTGGATTGATGTTGACTCCACCGAAGGCAAAGGCAGTACCTTCACAGTGGGGCTGCCGGCAATTTCAGACCCGCTGCCAGATCCCCCTAAACCCAAGCTGGATGTCCCGCCTCTGGCAACAACGGAGGTGTTGGTTGAACCTGAAGGGCGAATTGTTCTTGTGAGTGAGGATGAAGCCACATCCACCCTGATCTGCTCGATTTTGACCACCGCAGGCTATCAAGTCATTTGGCTGGTGGATGGTGAAGTGGAACGCTTGCTGGCACTGACACCAATTGCCGTTCTCTTGGCGGAGCCCTTTAGCTATGGCGATGTGCAGGAGCTAGTGGATCAGTTGCGACAACGCTGTACCCCTGAGCAACTCAAGATTTTCATCTTGGGATCAAAGGGCAATTACCAAGGGGTCGATCGCTACATTCCCTTGCCCATCCATCCAGAAAGTTTCCTACAGCAGGTCACGATGGGGCTAACCTCCCTTGCCACCTCTGCCCAGTAA